The Daucus carota subsp. sativus chromosome 7, DH1 v3.0, whole genome shotgun sequence genome window below encodes:
- the LOC108196277 gene encoding uncharacterized protein LOC108196277: MYLFKLLFILGLGLSFDLDYGYALKVPFRPKDVLPVLPKQISWPVLNNFHSAVDLLPAFVGSVTPHGVINQWKGSCFHVNEARLDFTESKNQSLGGGVLYLKTSEAHSWTCMDLYVFATPYRVTWDYYFSAREHTLNIDSWEEPAEVEYVKQHGISVFLMPSGMLGTFLSMVDVLPLFSNSVWGQSANLAFLKKHMGASFERRPQPWRTTINPDDVHSGDFLAVSKIRGRWGGFETLEKWVTGAFAGHTAVCLKDDFGKLWVGESGHENEKGEEIIVAIPWEEWWELSLKDDSNPHIALLPLSPDVRKKFNSTAAWEYARSMSGKPYGYHNMIFSWIDTVADNYPPPLDAHLVTSVMSMWTRMQPAYAANMWNEALNKRLGTEELDLYGILAETESRGLTFDQLLSIPEQDEWVYSDGKSTTCVAFILEMYKEAGVFGPVSNSIQVTEFTIRDAYMLKIFEKNQTRLPSWCNIGGNQSPFCQILGEYQMELPEYNTLEPYANMNENCPSLPPTYERPSHC; this comes from the exons ATGTACTTGTTTAAACTGTTATTCATTCTAGGGTTAGGGTTAAGTTTCGATCTTGATTATGGGTATGCTCTAAAAGTCCCTTTTAGGCCTAAAGATGTGCTCCCTGTTCTTCCCAAACAGATTTCTTGGCCTGTTCTCAACAATTTTCACAGTGCTGTTGATTTGTTGCCTGCTTTTGTTGGCTCTGTCACTCCTCATGGGGTGATTAATCAGTGGAAAGGCTCTTGCTTTCATGTTAATGAGGCCAGGCTCGACTTCACGGAGTCCAAGAATCAAAGTCTTGGTGGGGGAGTTCTTTATCTTAAG ACTTCTGAAGCTCATAGCTGGACCTGTATGGATTTATATGTTTTTGCGACACCATATAGAGTAACCTGGGATTACTATTTCTCAGCTCGAGAGCATACATTGAACATCGACTCTTGGGAGGAACCTGCAGAAGTGGAATAT GTGAAGCAGCATGGCATCTCAGTATTTCTAATGCCATCAGGAATGTTGGGGACCTTTCTTTCAATGGTGGATGTTTTACCCTTGTTCTCTAATAGTGTGTGGGGTCAAAGTGCTAATTTAGCTTTTCTGAAGAAACACATGGGTGCATCATTTGAAAGACGTCCTCAGCCTTGGCGTACTACAATCAATCCAGATGATGTTCACTCTGGTGATTTCTTAGCTGTGTCAAAGATCCGTGGGCGATGGGGTGGATTTGAAACACTTGAAAAATGGGTCACTGGGGCATTTGCTGGTCACACAGCTGTTTGCTTAAAGGATGATTTTGGGAAGCTTTGGGTTGGAGAATCTGGACACGAGAATGAAAAG GGTGAGGAAATTATTGTTGCGATTCCATGGGAAGAATGGTGGGAGTTGTCACTAAAGGATGATTCTAATCCACATATCGCATTGCTACCTTTATCTCCTGATGTGCGTAAAAAGTTTAACTCAACTGCAGCATGGGAATACGCTCGTAGCATGTCAGGAAAGCCTTATGGTTACCACAACATGATATTTAGTTGGATTGACACTGTAGCTGATAACTATCCTCCACCTCTTGATGCTCATTTG GTCACTTCTGTCATGTCTATGTGGACAAGAATGCAGCCAGCATATGCAGCAAATATGTGGAATGAGGCTTTAAATAAGAGGCTTGGGACGGAG GAGTTGGACTTGTATGGAATTCTAGCAGAGACAGAATCTCGTGGTTTGACCTTTGATCAGTTGCTATCCATTCCAGAACAAGATGAATGGGTCTATAGCGATGGGAAATCAACAACATGTGTGGCCTTTATACTGGAAATGTACAAAGAAGCTGGAGTTTTTGGTCCAGTTTCCAACTCTATTCAAGTAACCGAATTCACT ATACGGGATGCATACATGCTCAAAATTTTTGAGAAGAACCAGACTCGTTTGCCAAGTTGGTGCAACATAGGAGGTAATCAATCCCCATTCTGCCAAATTCTTGGGGAGTATCAAATGGAGCTGCCTGAATATAATACTTTGGAGCCATATGCAAATATGAATGAGAATTGCCCTTCTTTACCCCCGACTTATGAGAGGCCTTCGCATTGCTAA